A single Candidatus Eremiobacteraceae bacterium DNA region contains:
- a CDS encoding GNAT family N-acetyltransferase, whose amino-acid sequence MNTNSQDSDAAKPIIAAVTSPGEIEIGVRFRHTMKVELGMSVAGLRPDWAERETAYFARRTSEGCAQWHLARVGEEFVGSSCAFVDDSWASTLLTRPKTGWIIGVYVLPKFRRRGIARGLTDAALRWLRGTSCTEAKLHASSFGRGIYESLGFALTNEMILKL is encoded by the coding sequence CGGCGGTAACGTCGCCGGGCGAGATCGAGATCGGCGTCCGCTTCCGGCACACGATGAAGGTGGAGCTTGGAATGTCCGTCGCCGGGCTCCGCCCCGACTGGGCGGAACGCGAAACCGCATATTTCGCCCGGCGGACGTCGGAGGGCTGCGCGCAGTGGCACCTTGCGCGAGTCGGCGAGGAATTCGTCGGATCGTCGTGCGCGTTCGTCGACGATTCCTGGGCGTCTACTTTGCTAACGCGTCCGAAAACCGGCTGGATAATCGGCGTCTACGTCTTGCCCAAATTCCGCCGGCGCGGCATCGCGCGCGGGTTGACAGATGCCGCGCTGCGCTGGCTGCGGGGCACGAGCTGCACCGAGGCAAAATTGCACGCCTCCTCATTTGGACGCGGTATTTACGAATCGCTCGGCTTTGCGCTCACGAACGAGATGATACTAAAGCTTTGA
- the aqpZ gene encoding aquaporin Z, translating into MKRYLAEFIGTFVLVLVGVGSAVLDGKALGPVGISLAFGLTLVAMAYAIGPISGCHINPAVTFGLAAAGKCKWADVPGYIVAQCVGAILASLVLFVIAGGVAGGYDVSVTGFAANGFGDHSPGGYGQTAAFLTEMFFTFVLVLTVIGATADKAPAGFAGLPIGFALAVTNFAAIPVTNASINPARSLGPALFVGGWALGQLWLFILAPIAGGILAAIVYRLVRE; encoded by the coding sequence ATGAAAAGATATCTGGCGGAATTCATTGGCACGTTCGTGTTGGTGCTCGTCGGCGTCGGCTCAGCCGTGCTCGACGGCAAGGCCCTCGGACCTGTCGGCATCTCACTTGCGTTTGGGCTGACGCTCGTCGCGATGGCCTACGCGATCGGCCCGATCTCCGGTTGTCACATCAATCCGGCCGTCACGTTCGGTCTCGCGGCGGCCGGCAAGTGCAAGTGGGCGGACGTGCCCGGCTACATCGTCGCGCAATGCGTCGGCGCCATTCTCGCGTCGCTCGTGTTGTTCGTGATCGCAGGCGGCGTCGCGGGCGGGTACGACGTTTCTGTTACCGGTTTTGCCGCTAACGGATTCGGTGATCACTCGCCTGGCGGATATGGCCAAACCGCGGCATTCCTCACCGAGATGTTCTTCACGTTCGTGCTCGTGCTGACGGTGATCGGAGCGACCGCCGATAAGGCGCCCGCCGGATTTGCCGGCCTGCCGATCGGGTTCGCGCTCGCGGTCACCAATTTCGCGGCCATCCCGGTGACGAACGCGTCGATCAACCCGGCTCGAAGCCTTGGTCCGGCCTTGTTCGTCGGCGGATGGGCGCTCGGTCAGCTCTGGCTGTTCATCCTCGCACCGATCGCGGGCGGCATTCTCGCGGCCATCGTCTACCGGCTCGTCCGCGAGTGA
- the moeB gene encoding molybdopterin-synthase adenylyltransferase MoeB: MSVTEIEGSLSRDERARYARHLILPEVGLAGQRKLKAARVALIGAGGLGSPAALYLAAAGVGTLGIIDDDLVDASNLQRQVIHSTAAIGQRKTASAAARIEELNPGVRVESHNVRLTADNAMELLCGFDIVIDGTDNFPTRYAATDACVLLGIPYVYGAVYRFEGQTSFFDARVGPCYRCLFPEPPPPGAAPSCEEAGVLGVLPGIIGLLQATQAIKAIVGIGKSLAGRLLVFDAVEMTFRELRLRKDPNCALCGPKATIQAPMQFDATCQTTGDKPQGSVLVQQTPFDVQPADIKARLDRGDSFELLDVRDEDEIELAALPHTANIPSYEISERTGEIDRTRDVVVFCHSGGRSARVVTLLRMQGFDNVYNLNGGISRWSAEIDPTVPTY; the protein is encoded by the coding sequence ATGTCGGTAACTGAAATCGAAGGTTCGCTCTCGCGCGACGAGCGTGCGCGATACGCTCGCCACCTCATTCTTCCGGAAGTGGGGCTTGCTGGCCAACGCAAGCTCAAGGCCGCGCGCGTCGCGCTGATCGGCGCCGGCGGACTCGGGTCGCCGGCTGCCCTCTATCTCGCTGCGGCGGGAGTCGGGACGCTCGGCATCATCGACGATGATCTCGTCGACGCTTCGAATCTGCAACGACAAGTCATCCATTCCACAGCGGCGATAGGCCAGCGCAAGACCGCCTCCGCCGCCGCGCGCATCGAAGAGCTCAATCCGGGCGTGCGCGTCGAGTCACATAATGTCAGGCTGACGGCGGACAATGCGATGGAGCTGCTGTGCGGCTTCGACATCGTCATCGACGGAACCGACAATTTCCCCACGCGATACGCCGCCACCGATGCTTGCGTGCTGTTGGGAATCCCTTACGTCTATGGAGCGGTCTATCGCTTTGAAGGACAGACGTCATTTTTCGACGCTCGCGTGGGACCGTGTTATCGCTGCCTCTTTCCAGAGCCGCCGCCGCCCGGCGCCGCGCCATCGTGCGAAGAAGCCGGCGTTCTCGGCGTGTTGCCCGGCATCATCGGTTTGCTGCAGGCGACGCAAGCCATCAAGGCCATCGTCGGAATCGGAAAGTCGCTCGCCGGCCGCCTGCTCGTCTTCGATGCGGTCGAGATGACGTTCCGTGAGCTGCGGTTACGCAAGGATCCGAACTGCGCGCTATGCGGACCAAAGGCGACGATTCAGGCGCCCATGCAATTCGACGCGACATGTCAAACCACAGGCGATAAGCCGCAAGGGAGTGTGCTCGTGCAACAGACGCCTTTTGACGTGCAACCGGCAGACATCAAGGCGAGGCTCGACCGCGGCGATTCATTCGAATTGCTCGACGTTCGGGACGAGGACGAGATCGAGCTCGCAGCGCTGCCGCATACGGCGAACATCCCTTCGTACGAGATCTCCGAGCGCACCGGCGAGATAGACCGCACTCGCGACGTCGTCGTCTTCTGCCACTCCGGGGGCCGCAGCGCGCGCGTGGTGACTTTGTTGCGAATGCAAGGTTTCGACAATGTCTACAATTTGAACGGCGGCATTTCGCGCTGGTCCGCAGAGATAGATCCCACGGTTCCGACCTACTGA
- a CDS encoding LUD domain-containing protein: protein MSARFARELELVGGDAVIVVDKGIDALARAVADHVARLGFHAIAVQSDDLARQAASQIAADRLIETSGASAEFLETADCAIIAAESLIADIGSAVVRVSSYEDRLLPYLPPACIIVGRSSQLTHGLNDGALSAGDAERGERVFITGPSRTADIEKTVVLGAHGPGSLTVFIARD from the coding sequence TTGAGCGCACGATTTGCGCGCGAGCTTGAATTGGTGGGTGGCGACGCCGTCATCGTCGTCGACAAAGGCATCGACGCTTTGGCGCGAGCGGTCGCCGATCACGTCGCGCGTTTGGGTTTTCACGCGATCGCTGTGCAGAGCGACGACCTTGCACGGCAGGCGGCTTCACAGATTGCCGCGGACCGGTTGATCGAAACGTCCGGGGCGTCCGCCGAATTTTTGGAAACGGCCGACTGCGCCATCATCGCGGCCGAGTCGCTCATCGCGGATATCGGATCCGCCGTTGTCCGGGTCTCGAGCTACGAAGACCGGCTGCTGCCGTACTTGCCGCCGGCATGCATCATCGTGGGGCGCTCATCGCAATTGACGCATGGCTTGAATGACGGCGCACTTAGCGCAGGCGACGCCGAGCGCGGCGAACGAGTTTTCATCACCGGGCCGAGCCGCACGGCCGACATCGAAAAAACGGTCGTGCTCGGCGCCCACGGTCCCGGATCGCTGACGGTGTTCATCGCTCGCGATTGA
- a CDS encoding lactate utilization protein B, which yields MSAHFDRGAVERSFRRPNAAPVLAGSMQRSLDHKRAAQIDVPWEELRNQAHSLKADAIAHLAELLEQFERRFVERGGEVVWARTAAEAAEAFLRICRAHGATSVVKGKSMVSEELRLNEELAAAGIEPVETDLGEFIVQLAGHKPTHVIAPAAHLSRHDVGHLFARKLGLEYTDDPQALSLAARAHLRARYLRAGVGMTGVNFAVAETGTLVVVENEGNGGLSAAAPPVHVALMGIEKVIRRTADLNIFLQLLARSGTGQKITTYTHHFLGPEIGKRQYCVIVDAGRTALLADPDTREALYCIRCGACMNVCPVYRRVGGAAYGSVYPGPIGAVVTPKMVDPSAAAVLPFASTLCGACKDECPVKIDLPLQLVRLRRASVDAGASGGGLERRAMGLFARAMMSVRTYERAVAWLRAAIAVGKASPWKPGPLGAWMRGRALPVPARQTFREWWATRP from the coding sequence GTGAGCGCGCACTTCGATCGCGGTGCAGTCGAGCGGAGCTTTCGACGGCCAAACGCGGCTCCGGTATTGGCGGGATCGATGCAGCGATCGCTGGATCACAAGCGCGCGGCCCAAATCGACGTACCGTGGGAGGAGCTGCGTAACCAAGCGCACTCGCTGAAGGCGGACGCCATTGCGCATCTCGCCGAGTTGCTCGAACAATTCGAACGTCGATTCGTCGAGCGTGGCGGCGAAGTGGTGTGGGCGCGCACAGCCGCCGAGGCCGCGGAGGCATTCTTGCGCATCTGCCGCGCTCACGGCGCGACGTCGGTCGTCAAGGGAAAGTCGATGGTCTCCGAAGAGTTGCGGCTCAACGAAGAGCTCGCAGCCGCAGGCATCGAGCCGGTCGAGACCGATCTCGGCGAATTCATCGTCCAGCTCGCGGGCCACAAGCCGACGCATGTCATTGCCCCCGCCGCGCATCTTTCGCGTCACGACGTTGGCCACTTATTCGCGCGCAAGCTCGGGCTCGAATACACCGACGACCCCCAAGCCCTCTCCCTCGCCGCGCGCGCACACTTGCGCGCTCGCTACCTTCGCGCCGGGGTCGGCATGACCGGCGTGAACTTCGCCGTGGCGGAGACCGGCACGCTCGTGGTGGTGGAGAACGAGGGAAACGGCGGACTTTCCGCTGCGGCGCCGCCGGTGCACGTAGCTCTGATGGGTATCGAAAAGGTGATCCGGCGGACCGCCGATCTCAACATATTCCTTCAATTGCTTGCGCGTTCGGGCACCGGACAAAAAATCACCACGTATACGCATCACTTTCTCGGCCCGGAAATAGGCAAGCGTCAGTATTGCGTCATCGTCGACGCGGGCCGAACGGCGCTGCTCGCCGATCCTGACACGCGCGAAGCGCTCTATTGCATCCGATGCGGCGCATGCATGAACGTTTGTCCGGTCTACAGGCGCGTCGGCGGCGCGGCGTACGGATCCGTCTATCCCGGCCCCATCGGGGCTGTTGTGACCCCGAAGATGGTCGACCCGTCCGCCGCAGCCGTGTTGCCGTTCGCATCCACCCTTTGTGGCGCATGCAAAGACGAATGCCCGGTCAAGATCGATCTACCGTTGCAGCTCGTCCGTCTTCGCCGCGCATCGGTTGACGCTGGCGCGAGCGGCGGCGGTTTGGAACGTCGCGCGATGGGTCTATTCGCGCGGGCCATGATGAGCGTCCGCACATACGAACGCGCCGTCGCCTGGTTGCGCGCCGCCATCGCCGTCGGCAAAGCATCGCCATGGAAGCCGGGGCCGCTCGGCGCGTGGATGCGCGGCCGCGCGCTGCCGGTACCAGCCCGGCAGACTTTTCGCGAATGGTGGGCGACGCGGCCGTGA